Proteins from a single region of Nomia melanderi isolate GNS246 chromosome 11, iyNomMela1, whole genome shotgun sequence:
- the LOC116428862 gene encoding uncharacterized protein LOC116428862, with amino-acid sequence MKLTPWSFVSCILVSILFLAVITSGYPASNPEIAIENMRQIPQWHCLRYRKFDLVRRCRNYRLGRKH; translated from the exons ATGAAGTTAACACCGTGGAGTTTTGTGTCGTGCATCTTGGTGTCTATCTTGTTCCTGGCGGTTATTACGTCCGGATACCCTGCCAGCAACCCGGAAATA GCGATCGAGAACATGCGACAGATCCCGCAATGGCATTGTCTACGCTACAGGAAGTTCGATCTGGTGCGCCGCTGTCGGAACTACCGTTTAGGGAGGAAACACTGA
- the LOC116428852 gene encoding polycomb group protein Pc — translation MDLGDRVYAAERITKKREKRGKVEYFVKWKGWSKKYNTWEPEENILDVRLIELYEESQKGGDVSTRRPRRRDTRYNDQVLANLVVEEEPGGDERVGEDSQDESTTGSTSAPRLNPVAPDEDTLPSSLDGHESPIAPELSASAFSVDSDSSNSSVDGPLLPRKEPTGTKRKAEVLSKESGKIGVTITTSSPSSGSGSPPPNKIPRLLPLKSNPTSPSFHSHKINGRRLSSSSVKSTPEEPLPAVPTTPAPAVQDKKRPEADVPHGPPPSLPRAPPAPLSPQIDTPLEQPTKKRHLSEQKQEKSNGAVTVDANGHKSPSPTDSYTNNNRLAPVVNGHHSHNNNNNHNNNNINNNNNNNNNTSSLKQTEITKTDMYVPLSSPGTDYWHARNPVADQVFITDVTVNLKTVTIRECKTEKGFFRERDPKSDIY, via the exons ATGGATCTAGGTGACAGAGTTTATGCTGCGGAACGGATTACGAAGAAGAGGGAAAAGCGG GGTAAGGTGGAATATTTCGTGAAATGGAAAGGCTGGAGTAAAAA ATATAACACGTGGGAACCAGAAGAGAACATTTTAGACGTCAGGTTAATTGAATTATACGAAGAAAGTCAAAAAGGTGGGGATGTATCCACGAGAAGACCCAGGCGGAGGGATACCAGATACAAT GATCAAGTTCTTGCTAATCTGGTCGTTGAAGAAGAACCAGGTGGAGACGAGAGGGTTGGAGAAGACAGTCAGGATGAATCCACTACCGGTAGTACATCAGCTCCTCGGTTGAATCCTGTTGCGCCTGACGAAGATACACTTCCGAGTTCTCTTGATGGACACGAATCGCCCATTGCTCCGGAATTATCTGCATCCGCGTTCAGCGTCGATTCAGATAGTTCTAATAGCAGTGTGGACGGTCCTCTGTTGCCGAGAAAAGAGCCAACGGGCACGAAGAGGAAGGCTGAAGTTCTTAGTAAAGAATCTGGGAAAATCGGTGTTACTATAACCACAAGCAGTCCTAGTAGTGGCAGTGGAAGTCCACCGCCGAATAAGATTCCTCGATTATTACCTCTGAAGAGCAATCCTACGTCCCCTTCTTTCCAC AGTCACAAAATTAATGGTAGGAGGCTGTCGTCGTCCAGTGTAAAATCGACGCCAGAGGAACCGTTGCCTGCGGTACCGACAACACCGGCACCAGCGGTACAGGATAAAAAGCGACCTGAAGCAGACGTTCCTCACGGTCCTCCACCCTCGCTGCCGCGTGCACCACCGGCTCCCCTTTCGCCTCAGATAGACACGCCTCTAGAGCAGCCTACCAAAAAGAGGCATTTGTCGGAACAAAAACAAGAAAAGTCGAACGGAGCTGTGACGGTCGACGCGAATGGTCATAAATCTCCAAGTCCCACAGATTCTTACACGAATAACAACAGGTTAGCGCCCGTCGTAAATGGACACCATAGtcataacaacaacaacaaccataataataacaatattaacaacaacaataacaacaacaacaatacaTCGAGTCTGAAGCAAACAGAGATCACAAAGACAGACATGTATGTCCCCTTGTCCAGTCCTGGCACGGATTACTGGCACGCGAGGAATCCGGTTGCTGATCAGGTGTTCATTACGGACGTGACGGTGAATCTGAAAACCGTTACCATCAGGGAGTGTAAGACTGAAAAAGGATTCTTCCGGGAGAGGGATCCTAAAAGCGATATCTATTAA